The proteins below are encoded in one region of Bacteroidota bacterium:
- a CDS encoding serine hydrolase, producing MNKQIYKWTLRIVLTILLVIVFIHPEINFGTKSLFKAEILSIEEESQLNEFFLKEKRAQMDSIMNISAVSFGFNGSVLLALNGQIVYSRSFGYADFTSRESLTDHSMYQLASVSKQFTAMAIMILKEQGKLDYDDPLQQYLADFPYKDITIRHLLNHTSGLPNYLWFFEKYWTDQTQIPYNDALIRILQEQNLPLNFKPGSHFDYSNTGYAVLAYVVEKVSGMPFGDFLQNTIFEPLGMLHTCIYSRAIQKDYPDRLNGYKRNYKSFRPVEETLLDGIVGDKGVYSSTADLLLWDQALETDKLISRFTMEEAFTPTRLDNGREIPYGFGFRLKNENEKRVVYHHGMWEGFRNVFERYIDDKFTVIILNHTSFNGINRLADHLIQAYLNPPYNSLTQDLVFTTLHKGVKAAVKQFEEKKAVDQYTRVDQVKLLAVVKYLDDLNKRSLSKKIMQLYFSLSGENQSKASGS from the coding sequence ATGAATAAACAGATCTATAAATGGACGCTACGAATAGTTCTGACAATCCTCTTAGTCATAGTTTTTATCCATCCCGAAATAAATTTTGGCACCAAATCATTATTTAAAGCAGAGATACTATCGATTGAAGAGGAGTCACAGTTAAACGAGTTTTTTCTGAAAGAAAAGCGTGCCCAAATGGACTCCATCATGAATATTTCTGCGGTGTCTTTTGGATTCAACGGCAGTGTTCTGCTGGCATTAAACGGTCAGATTGTTTATAGCCGTTCCTTTGGATATGCAGATTTTACATCCAGGGAATCCCTGACTGATCATTCAATGTATCAGCTTGCCTCCGTCAGTAAACAATTTACGGCTATGGCCATCATGATCCTTAAAGAGCAAGGTAAACTGGATTATGATGATCCACTTCAACAATACTTAGCTGATTTTCCTTACAAGGATATTACGATCAGACATTTATTAAACCATACCTCTGGCTTACCTAATTATTTATGGTTTTTTGAAAAATATTGGACAGATCAAACACAGATCCCTTATAATGATGCACTTATCAGGATTTTACAGGAACAGAACCTTCCATTAAATTTTAAACCCGGGTCACATTTTGACTATTCCAATACAGGTTATGCAGTATTGGCTTATGTTGTAGAGAAAGTATCAGGTATGCCATTTGGTGATTTCCTACAAAATACTATTTTTGAGCCACTTGGTATGTTACATACCTGTATTTATTCAAGAGCTATTCAAAAAGATTATCCTGATAGACTCAACGGTTACAAAAGAAATTACAAATCCTTCAGACCTGTTGAAGAGACTTTACTCGACGGTATCGTAGGTGATAAAGGCGTTTATTCGTCGACAGCTGACCTTTTACTGTGGGATCAGGCATTAGAAACAGATAAGCTTATATCCAGGTTCACGATGGAAGAAGCTTTTACACCGACCAGGCTTGACAATGGACGCGAAATACCTTATGGATTTGGCTTCAGACTAAAAAATGAAAATGAAAAGCGTGTTGTTTATCATCATGGCATGTGGGAAGGATTCCGCAATGTCTTTGAGAGATACATCGATGATAAATTCACCGTAATTATCTTAAACCATACGAGCTTTAATGGTATCAACCGACTGGCAGATCATTTAATTCAGGCATATCTTAATCCACCTTATAATTCATTAACGCAAGATCTGGTATTTACGACATTGCATAAAGGTGTAAAAGCTGCGGTAAAACAATTTGAAGAGAAAAAAGCCGTTGATCAATATACCAGGGTCGATCAAGTTAAATTACTTGCAGTCGTAAAATACCTGGATGACTTGAATAAACGTAGCTTATCGAAGAAAATCATGCAACTCTATTTTTCATTATCCGGTGAAAATCAATCAAAAGCATCAGGTTCGTGA
- the lptB gene encoding LPS export ABC transporter ATP-binding protein → MILRTEKIVKKYKSRTVVNDVTIELNQGEIVGLLGPNGAGKTTSFYIIVGLIKPFSGRVFLDNIEITNMPMYKRAQLGIGYLAQEASVFRKLSVEDNLRAVLEFTGLSKYEQKEKLEALIDEFGLQNVRKSMGITLSGGERRRTEIARALAVSPKFFLLDEPFAGVDPIAVEDIQNIVGKLKNKNIGILITDHNVHETLSITDRSYLLFEGSILKSGTSEELARDEHVRKVYLGEKFELRR, encoded by the coding sequence ATGATACTCCGCACGGAAAAGATAGTCAAAAAATATAAAAGCAGGACAGTCGTGAACGATGTCACTATTGAATTAAACCAAGGAGAGATCGTTGGTTTGCTTGGACCAAACGGTGCAGGGAAAACCACCTCCTTTTATATTATTGTCGGTTTAATAAAACCTTTTTCAGGCCGGGTCTTTCTGGATAACATTGAAATCACCAACATGCCAATGTACAAACGTGCACAACTGGGTATTGGTTATTTAGCACAGGAAGCTTCAGTTTTCAGGAAACTCAGCGTGGAAGATAACCTTCGCGCGGTCCTTGAATTTACAGGTCTTAGCAAATATGAGCAAAAAGAAAAACTGGAAGCCCTTATTGATGAATTTGGCCTGCAAAATGTCAGGAAAAGTATGGGAATAACACTTTCAGGGGGTGAAAGAAGAAGAACAGAGATCGCCCGTGCTCTGGCTGTCAGTCCTAAGTTTTTTTTACTTGACGAACCTTTTGCAGGTGTAGATCCCATCGCCGTTGAAGATATTCAGAATATTGTTGGCAAACTTAAAAATAAAAATATTGGCATTCTTATTACTGATCATAATGTCCATGAAACACTTTCCATAACCGACCGCTCCTATCTTCTTTTTGAAGGTTCCATTCTTAAGTCAGGGACATCAGAAGAACTAGCCAGAGATGAACATGTTAGAAAAGTATATCTGGGAGAGAAATTTGAATTAAGACGATAG
- a CDS encoding KpsF/GutQ family sugar-phosphate isomerase, giving the protein MPVKSHDEIKDIAIQTIRDEAEAVFGLEQYITDDFIKSVELILHTQGRIIITGIGKSAHIAAKIVSTFNSTGTQAMFMHAADAIHGDLGMIREDDIIICVSKSGHTPEIKVLIPLIKLLGNKIIALVGNAGSYLAQQADYVIITSVKKEACPNNLAPTSSTTAQLVMGDALAICLLECRGFTVSEFARYHPGGSLGKRLYLRVADLFTHNAVPSVDIDEDLTNIIIEISSKRLGATAVLENGQLTGIITDGDLRRMLQKKISMEQLKARDIMTRNPKTIDKNTLVSDALDMMRGNSITQLLVLDNGNYIGVIHLHDILKEGII; this is encoded by the coding sequence ATGCCAGTGAAATCACATGATGAGATAAAAGATATAGCCATACAGACTATTCGGGACGAAGCTGAAGCAGTATTTGGTCTTGAACAGTATATCACCGATGATTTTATCAAAAGTGTTGAATTGATCCTTCATACTCAGGGAAGAATCATCATTACGGGAATAGGTAAAAGCGCACATATAGCTGCAAAAATCGTCTCGACCTTCAACTCAACCGGAACACAGGCAATGTTCATGCATGCTGCCGATGCTATCCATGGCGACCTTGGAATGATCAGGGAAGACGATATAATTATTTGTGTTTCGAAAAGTGGTCACACTCCTGAAATTAAGGTTCTGATCCCTCTTATAAAACTGCTTGGTAATAAAATCATCGCTTTGGTAGGTAATGCCGGTTCATATCTTGCTCAGCAAGCTGATTATGTCATCATTACGTCAGTCAAAAAAGAAGCCTGTCCTAATAATTTGGCACCAACATCCAGCACTACTGCTCAGCTTGTTATGGGTGATGCTCTGGCCATCTGTCTCTTGGAATGCAGGGGATTTACAGTTAGTGAGTTCGCCCGTTATCATCCTGGTGGATCGCTGGGTAAGCGTTTATACCTGCGGGTGGCTGATCTGTTTACTCATAATGCTGTTCCCAGTGTGGATATCGATGAAGACCTGACCAATATCATCATTGAAATCTCATCAAAACGTCTCGGTGCAACAGCTGTGCTTGAAAATGGACAACTTACTGGTATTATTACAGATGGCGATTTAAGAAGGATGCTCCAGAAAAAAATCAGTATGGAACAGCTTAAAGCCAGGGATATAATGACAAGGAATCCGAAAACCATCGATAAAAACACACTCGTGTCTGACGCACTCGATATGATGAGGGGAAATAGCATCACACAATTGCTTGTCCTCGACAACGGTAATTATATCGGAGTTATTCATTTACATGATATTCTTAAGGAAGGCATTATTTAA
- the recQ gene encoding DNA helicase RecQ — protein sequence MVVKNDTSLHEMLKNVFGFDSFKGNQEVIIRNLIAGKDTFVIMPTGGGKSLCYQLPALLNKGTAIVISPLIALMKNQVDSIRNFGVDIGIAHVLNSSLSKSEIVQVKKDLRAGKTKLLYVAPESLTKDENVDFLKDINISFYAIDEAHCISEWGHDFRPEYRRIRPIIESIGQNVPVIALTATATVKVQQDIQKNLNIQDATIFKSSFDRPNLYYEVRSKTSNVIKDIIRYIKSNPGKSGIVYCLSRKKVEELAETFQVNGIKALPYHAGLDSATRRTNQDKFLMEEMDIIVATIAFGMGIDKPDIRFVIHHDMPKSIEGYYQETGRGGRDDGEGNCVAFYSYDDILKLEKFMKDKPVAEEEIGKQLLHEVVAYAESSICRHKLLLHYFGESYPHDNCGTCDNCLHPKQRFEGKDFVKLVLEAVLATKQLFKSKHIINILIGKSTALIKSYKHNKLAVFGKGAEEDEKLWSAVIRQTLIEGLIVKDIENYGLLKITQEGRKYLEEPYSILLSKDHDYEKADEEEEFLGEGVHKTSTTDKTLFALLKDLRKEISRKENLPPFVIFQDPSLEDMAIQYPVTEEELRQITGVGAGKAQKYGKPFLELIRQYVEENEIIRPNDMVVKSVVNKSGLKVFIIQNIDRKISLEDLAYAKNLNFDELLLEIESIVSSGTKLDITYYIDEYVDPYHQEEIYEYFREAETDSVEHALADLGEDEYTGEEIRLMRIKFMSELGN from the coding sequence ATGGTTGTTAAGAATGATACTTCTCTTCACGAGATGTTAAAGAATGTTTTTGGGTTTGATTCCTTCAAGGGTAATCAGGAGGTCATTATTCGAAATCTTATCGCTGGTAAAGATACATTTGTCATCATGCCAACAGGTGGGGGCAAATCCCTCTGTTACCAGCTTCCGGCCCTGCTCAATAAAGGTACTGCAATTGTCATATCACCTCTGATCGCCTTAATGAAAAACCAGGTCGATTCGATTAGGAACTTTGGGGTTGATATTGGGATAGCACATGTCCTGAATTCTTCCCTTTCCAAATCAGAAATAGTTCAGGTTAAGAAGGATCTAAGGGCTGGAAAAACGAAACTTCTTTATGTTGCACCTGAATCTTTGACAAAGGATGAGAATGTTGATTTTTTAAAAGATATTAATATTTCGTTTTACGCTATAGATGAAGCTCATTGTATCTCTGAATGGGGTCATGATTTCAGGCCGGAATACAGGAGAATCAGGCCGATCATTGAAAGCATAGGCCAGAATGTACCTGTCATTGCGCTTACTGCTACTGCGACGGTAAAAGTACAACAGGATATCCAGAAAAACCTCAACATTCAGGATGCCACAATCTTTAAATCATCCTTTGACAGGCCAAACCTTTACTATGAAGTCCGGTCAAAAACAAGTAACGTTATCAAAGATATCATCAGGTACATCAAATCCAATCCCGGGAAATCCGGAATAGTTTATTGTCTTAGCCGAAAAAAAGTGGAAGAGTTAGCCGAAACATTTCAGGTTAACGGCATCAAGGCTCTTCCATATCATGCTGGCCTTGATTCAGCTACCCGGCGCACAAACCAGGATAAATTCCTCATGGAGGAGATGGATATAATTGTTGCCACCATTGCATTTGGGATGGGTATTGACAAACCGGATATCCGGTTCGTCATACACCACGACATGCCAAAAAGTATTGAGGGCTACTATCAGGAGACCGGCCGTGGCGGACGTGATGACGGTGAAGGTAACTGCGTAGCCTTTTACAGTTACGATGATATTCTGAAGCTGGAGAAATTCATGAAGGATAAACCGGTAGCTGAAGAAGAGATTGGCAAGCAACTCCTTCATGAAGTGGTTGCATATGCCGAATCATCTATATGCCGGCATAAATTACTACTACATTATTTTGGGGAGTCTTATCCGCACGATAACTGCGGAACCTGCGATAACTGCCTGCATCCCAAACAACGTTTTGAAGGGAAAGACTTCGTGAAACTGGTCCTTGAAGCTGTCCTGGCTACCAAACAGCTTTTTAAATCCAAGCACATCATCAATATTCTTATTGGAAAAAGCACGGCCCTCATTAAATCATACAAGCATAATAAACTCGCTGTCTTTGGCAAAGGGGCAGAAGAAGATGAAAAATTATGGAGTGCCGTAATCCGGCAGACCCTGATTGAAGGACTTATCGTTAAAGACATTGAAAACTATGGACTTTTAAAGATAACCCAGGAGGGAAGAAAATATCTTGAGGAACCTTATTCCATATTGCTTTCCAAAGACCATGATTACGAAAAGGCTGACGAAGAGGAGGAATTTCTCGGTGAAGGGGTACATAAAACAAGTACTACTGATAAGACCCTTTTCGCACTTTTAAAAGATCTGAGAAAAGAGATTTCGCGCAAAGAGAATCTTCCACCATTTGTCATTTTCCAGGATCCTTCACTTGAGGACATGGCTATTCAGTATCCAGTCACCGAGGAGGAACTGCGGCAAATCACCGGGGTGGGAGCCGGAAAAGCCCAAAAATATGGTAAACCTTTCCTCGAACTCATCAGACAATACGTCGAGGAAAATGAGATCATACGGCCAAATGATATGGTCGTGAAATCGGTAGTAAATAAATCAGGACTCAAAGTCTTCATAATTCAGAATATCGACCGGAAGATATCATTAGAGGACCTTGCATATGCAAAAAACCTGAACTTTGACGAACTCCTGCTGGAAATAGAAAGTATTGTCTCTTCCGGTACAAAACTGGATATCACATACTATATCGACGAATACGTTGATCCCTACCATCAGGAAGAAATTTACGAATATTTCAGGGAAGCCGAAACTGATTCTGTTGAACACGCCCTTGCCGATCTGGGTGAAGATGAATATACCGGCGAAGAGATCAGGCTGATGCGAATTAAATTTATGTCAGAACTCGGGAACTGA
- a CDS encoding OmpH family outer membrane protein → MEEPVIEKKHLSRIVWIVNIILFVGMVILYFIILSHPTPKQKKIRNTTNTIGQSIKIAYVNSDSILANYILAIDKKKELEAKSQKLETEILAKQNGFEKDASYFQEQVNKNALSQQSAQQIYEELMKEQQKIYDLQQQYTAELAQNEMDINSMLLDTLTNFLKRYNLVDGYDYILGVNRAGNVFYTNEQFDITQEVIDGLNEEFQSKHGK, encoded by the coding sequence ATGGAAGAACCTGTAATAGAAAAAAAACATCTATCGCGCATTGTATGGATTGTCAACATTATTTTATTCGTCGGAATGGTTATCCTCTATTTTATCATACTCAGTCATCCTACCCCAAAACAAAAGAAAATCAGAAATACGACCAATACTATCGGTCAATCCATTAAAATTGCTTATGTCAATTCCGATTCCATACTTGCCAATTATATATTGGCTATCGATAAGAAAAAAGAGTTGGAAGCAAAAAGCCAGAAACTCGAAACAGAAATCCTTGCTAAACAAAATGGTTTTGAAAAAGATGCCAGTTATTTCCAGGAACAGGTAAACAAAAATGCCCTGTCGCAGCAAAGTGCCCAGCAGATATATGAAGAATTGATGAAGGAGCAGCAAAAAATTTACGACCTGCAACAACAGTATACTGCTGAACTGGCCCAAAACGAAATGGATATCAACAGCATGCTGCTTGATACACTGACAAATTTCTTAAAACGTTACAATCTGGTCGATGGATATGATTATATCCTCGGTGTCAACAGGGCAGGAAATGTTTTTTATACAAATGAACAATTCGATATCACTCAGGAGGTGATTGACGGATTAAATGAAGAATTCCAGTCAAAGCATGGCAAATAA
- a CDS encoding DUF4296 domain-containing protein, which produces MANKINIIFFFIVLLLINGCHTVHKDDFLPPPENLIPKDKMIDILVDIQLIESAIKADPFRKQNLDFYVNYYYDYLFKKYTIQRKDFEESLKYYQQNIEEFDKLFADVITRLSKLQSEVNNQQDTKAN; this is translated from the coding sequence ATGGCAAATAAGATTAATATAATATTTTTTTTTATTGTCCTTCTTCTGATTAACGGCTGTCATACCGTTCATAAGGATGACTTCCTTCCTCCTCCCGAAAATCTCATCCCGAAAGATAAAATGATCGACATACTTGTAGACATCCAGCTAATAGAATCGGCTATAAAAGCAGACCCTTTCCGTAAACAAAATCTTGATTTTTATGTTAATTACTATTATGACTATTTATTCAAAAAGTACACGATACAGAGGAAAGATTTTGAGGAGAGCCTGAAATACTATCAGCAAAATATCGAAGAGTTCGATAAGCTCTTTGCCGACGTAATCACCAGACTGAGTAAATTACAAAGTGAAGTAAACAATCAGCAGGATACAAAGGCAAACTGA